From the Salipiger sp. CCB-MM3 genome, the window CGGCTCGAAACCCCCGGCGGCGGCGGCTACGGCGCCCCGGCGGAGCGCGATCCCGCAGAGCTTGGGCGCGACCTGCGCGACGGGCGGATGAGCCGTGAGAAAGCCGAAGAGCTTTACGGCAAGGAGATGCTCGAAAAGGCGCTCGACCGCGCCTGAGACGGCTTCCCTCGAGGGACAGTAGAACGCTCTCCGCTGCGGCGGGGAGCGTTTTCTTTTGCGCCACTCTTGGGCGCGGGCGGGCTCAGCAAGGCGAGGGCACAAAAAAAGCCCCCCGCAGGGCGGGGGGCAGTTCAGGGAGGTAAGGTTGAAGCAGGGCTTATTTCGCCGCGATGGTGGTGATCTCCACCAGCGTGCCCTTCGACAGTTCAGCGCCGCCGATATAGGCGCGGACCGGGAAGCTCTCGGGCGAGAGCCATTCGGTCCATGCCGCGTTGAAGGCGTCTTTCTGATCGAAGGCGGCGGAATAGATGGTCACCGACAGCAGCTTGTCTTTCGAACTTCCAGCCTGAGCGAGCAGGTCTTCGAGCTTGCCGAAGATTTCCTCGGCTTGGCCCTTCATGTCCTTGCTCTTGTCGCTGGCCACCAGACCGCCGATGTAGATGGTGTCGCCGTGCTCGACGATGCGGTGGTGGATTTTGCCCTGGATGTGACGGGTGATCATGCAAGTCTCCTTGGTTGCGTAGCCGCCTCGGTGGGAGCCGAGAAGCGGGTGATGTCGAAAGGGTCCAGCTCTGGAGCGAGCCGGCCCGTGTCGATGAGTTCGGCCATCAGCGCACCGGTTGCCGGGCCAAGCTGAAAGCCATGTGCGGAAAAGCCGAAGGCGTGAAAGGCGCTCTCGTGCCGCGACGAGCGGCCGATGATGGGCAGCCGGTCGGGCGTGCGCCCCTCGATTCCCGACCACGCGCGCTGCACCGTGGCGCCGCGCATGATCGGGAAGATGTCCTGCGCGGTGCGCGCGGTGAGGCGCAGCTCGCGAAAGTCGATATCGGTCCGGTTGCGGGCGGGATCGACCCGGCCGAGACGGGCGCCGCCGATCACCACCGTGCCATTTGCCATCTGCTTGAACGACAGCTGCCGCCGCGCCACGCCGATCACGGCGCTGCAGAAAGGGCGCATGCGCTGGGTGACGATAATCAGCGGCGCGATGGCCTCTACCGGGGCCGTCTCGCCCAGCAGCTCGGCGATCCTGCCGCCCCATGCGCCAGCGCAGTTGAGCAGCTTGGCGCCGGTGTGGCGCCCGCTCTGCGTCTCCACGCG encodes:
- a CDS encoding NAD(P)/FAD-dependent oxidoreductase yields the protein MTSGAASDLLVIGGGLHGCAAAMFAAERGLRVTLLEKDSVGRHASGANAGGVRRLWRDLAEVPLANLSMQMWHRMSQIVQDDCGFQPVPGIKVAEGDADMEVLAARVTRMQEAGHTHERLIDRAELRALVPAVSEHCTGGLLSEDGFAMPAQTTAAFARRARALGVTILEGEAVAAIEHSRGLWRVETQSGRHTGAKLLNCAGAWGGRIAELLGETAPVEAIAPLIIVTQRMRPFCSAVIGVARRQLSFKQMANGTVVIGGARLGRVDPARNRTDIDFRELRLTARTAQDIFPIMRGATVQRAWSGIEGRTPDRLPIIGRSSRHESAFHAFGFSAHGFQLGPATGALMAELIDTGRLAPELDPFDITRFSAPTEAATQPRRLA
- a CDS encoding RidA family protein — encoded protein: MITRHIQGKIHHRIVEHGDTIYIGGLVASDKSKDMKGQAEEIFGKLEDLLAQAGSSKDKLLSVTIYSAAFDQKDAFNAAWTEWLSPESFPVRAYIGGAELSKGTLVEITTIAAK